Proteins from a genomic interval of Sphingobacterium lactis:
- a CDS encoding cystathionine gamma-synthase translates to MNYKFATKAIHAGQEADPTTGAVMTPIYQTSTYQQKAPGDHKGFEYSRGTNPTRKALEDCLAALENGKFGLAFASGMAATDCVLRLLQPGDEVVTGDDLYGGSYRIFTKVYEPLGITFKFVNTSDPQAVADAISDKTKLIWVETPTNPTLKLADIAAIGKIAKEKGILYAVDNTFASPYLQNPLDLGADIVMHSVTKYLGGHSDVVMGALIVNDEELYKQLWFYYNACGGTPGPQDAFLVLRGIKTLHLRMKAHCENGRQVAEYLKNHPKIEKIYWPGFEDHPGHDVAKKQMKDFGGMVSIVLKGADLNETFRIASGFKVFTLAESLGGVESLINHPATMTHGSIPKEAREKVGVVDNLLRLSVGIEDAEDLIADLEQALSR, encoded by the coding sequence ATGAATTATAAGTTTGCAACCAAGGCTATCCATGCCGGTCAGGAAGCAGATCCTACGACCGGTGCCGTGATGACACCCATATATCAGACATCGACCTATCAGCAGAAAGCTCCCGGAGACCACAAGGGCTTTGAATACTCCCGTGGTACCAACCCGACGCGTAAAGCATTGGAGGACTGCCTGGCAGCGCTCGAAAACGGAAAGTTCGGCTTGGCATTCGCCAGCGGTATGGCGGCAACGGACTGTGTGTTGCGCCTATTGCAGCCTGGTGACGAAGTCGTAACGGGAGATGACCTCTATGGCGGTTCCTACCGGATATTCACCAAGGTATATGAACCATTGGGCATTACCTTTAAGTTTGTCAATACCTCCGATCCGCAGGCCGTTGCCGATGCGATTTCCGATAAGACAAAATTAATCTGGGTAGAAACACCGACCAACCCAACGCTGAAGCTGGCGGATATTGCCGCAATCGGCAAGATCGCGAAAGAAAAAGGGATCCTATACGCTGTGGACAATACCTTTGCTTCACCGTACCTGCAGAATCCATTGGACCTCGGTGCTGATATCGTGATGCACTCGGTTACCAAATATTTGGGCGGACACTCCGATGTGGTTATGGGCGCATTGATCGTAAATGATGAGGAACTCTACAAGCAGTTGTGGTTTTATTACAACGCCTGTGGCGGTACTCCAGGACCTCAGGACGCATTCCTTGTCCTTCGCGGGATCAAGACGCTGCATCTGCGCATGAAAGCACACTGTGAAAACGGCCGTCAGGTAGCGGAATACCTGAAGAACCATCCGAAGATCGAAAAGATCTATTGGCCAGGGTTCGAGGATCACCCGGGACATGACGTAGCCAAGAAGCAGATGAAGGATTTCGGAGGGATGGTATCCATTGTATTAAAGGGAGCCGACCTGAACGAAACATTCCGCATTGCGTCAGGATTTAAGGTGTTCACACTGGCGGAATCGCTCGGCGGTGTGGAATCCCTGATCAATCACCCCGCGACCATGACACACGGTTCCATTCCGAAGGAAGCACGCGAGAAAGTCGGCGTTGTGGACAACCTGCTGCGCCTATCCGTAGGAATCGAAGATGCCGAAGACCTGATCGCCGATCTGGAGCAGGCCTTATCGCGTTAA
- a CDS encoding NAD-dependent epimerase/dehydratase family protein — protein MKNLLILGCGWVGEELAQQYLKKGWQVWATTTSQEKYHRLIGDGIFAYTHNFDTDLNLDLPVDITFDAVVTSIPATQRQTIDEIKHRFYHVFNVLSAINYSKHIFLSSVGVYPDEDGIFDETYANEDRMNAKLRLAEKQLMSLPYTLTFRLGGLFGKKRIFGKYFENKVVTTGDQPANFVHLDDVVSLLSLAIAGDIPVGYYNVVAPEHPSKKEVILKSAEKYMYDYPSAFTPQDSFQKIVRGEKLATLFNYAFKYPSPLDF, from the coding sequence ATGAAAAACCTATTGATTTTAGGTTGCGGTTGGGTCGGCGAGGAGCTTGCCCAACAGTATCTGAAAAAAGGTTGGCAGGTGTGGGCAACGACCACATCACAAGAAAAATACCATCGCCTGATCGGCGATGGTATTTTTGCCTATACCCATAACTTTGATACGGATCTGAACTTGGATCTTCCCGTTGACATCACTTTTGATGCAGTGGTGACTTCCATTCCCGCAACCCAGCGCCAGACCATCGACGAGATCAAGCATCGGTTCTATCACGTATTCAATGTGCTGTCTGCCATCAATTATAGCAAGCACATCTTCCTGAGTTCGGTAGGGGTGTATCCGGATGAGGATGGTATTTTCGATGAAACCTATGCCAACGAGGACCGCATGAATGCAAAGCTCCGTCTTGCCGAAAAGCAGTTGATGAGCTTACCTTATACCCTGACCTTCCGTTTGGGTGGACTCTTTGGAAAGAAGCGGATCTTTGGTAAATATTTCGAGAACAAGGTGGTGACCACCGGAGACCAGCCAGCCAACTTTGTGCACCTGGACGATGTGGTTTCCCTGCTCAGCTTGGCTATTGCGGGAGATATTCCTGTGGGCTATTACAATGTCGTAGCACCCGAACATCCTTCAAAGAAGGAAGTGATACTGAAGAGTGCAGAAAAGTATATGTACGATTATCCTTCGGCCTTTACACCGCAGGATAGTTTTCAGAAAATCGTCCGTGGGGAAAAGCTCGCGACGCTGTTTAATTATGCCTTTAAATACCCTTCTCCATTAGATTTTTAA